AAGCAATAGCAGGACTCATAGTACTTGATAAGTAAATAGACTTAATGTAAGTACCTTTAGCTGCAGTTGGTTTTAATTTAATTAATGTTTGAATAATTTCATGAGCGTTATCAACAATTTTGTCTGCATCAAAAGAAATTCTTCCAATTCCTGCATGAACAATACCTGTTTTATCCACTTTAAAATCTATTTTACCAGCTTTTACTTCAGCAACTGCTTTACCAATTTCCATAGTTACAGTTCCAGTTTTAGGGTTTGGCATTAAACCTCTAGGACCTAAAACACGTCCTAGTGGACCTAATTTACCCATGATAGCAGGCATAGTGATAATTACATCAACATCAGTCCAACCATCTTTAATTTTTTGAAGGTAATCGTCTAATCCTACATAGTCAGCGCCAGCAGCTTTTGCTTCTTCTTCTTTATCTGGAGTAACTAAAGCTAAAACTTTAGTGTCTTTTCCAGTACCATGTGGAAGTGTAACTACACCTCTTACCATTTGATTTGCTTTTCTTGGATCTACTCCTAAACGAACAGCAATGTCAACTGATTCATCAAATTTTGCAGAAGCAACTACTTTCAATAAAGATGAAGCATCTTTTAATGAATATAATTTGTTTCTTTCAATTTTTGAAGCAGCTTCTTTTTGTTTTTTTGTCAATTTTGCCATTTCTTACCTTATTTTAGAGGAGAATCTCCAGTTACAGTTATACCCATAGATCTAGCTGTTCCAGCAATCATGCTCATAGCTGATTCTATTGTAAATGCATTTAAATCAACCATCTTGTCTTCAGCGATAGCCTTAATTTGATCCCAAGTTACATTAGCAACTTTTTTTCTATTAGGCTGACCTGAACCAGATTTTAATTTAGCAGCATCCAACAATTGAATAGCAGCAGGTGGAGTTTTTACAACAAAATCGAAAGATTTGTCTTTGTACACAGTAATTTGTACTGGTAACACTTTGCCGGGTTGATCTTGTGTTCTAGCATTAAATTGCTTACAGAACTCCATGATATTAACTCCAGCAGCTCCCAAAGCAGGTCCAACCGGTGGCGACGGGTTCGCAGCACCTCCCTTAACTTGTAGTTTAACTACTTTACTAATTTCTTTAGCCATTTCTTAAAAATTTTACATCTCTCAATTGGAAGCGATTGATGCGGTTTATTATATATGTAACAAAAATTATACTTTTTCTACTTGCATAAAACTTAATTCTAGTGGAGTTTTTCTACCGAAAATCTTAACCATAACCTCAAGTTTACGCTTTTCTTCGTTGATTTTTTCGATAGTTCCATTAAAACCATTAAAAGGACCATCGATGACCTTTATTGTTTCACCAATATTAAATGGTATGTTCTGTGTGTCAGTAGTTATAGACAACTCATCAACCTTACCTAACATTCTATTAACTTCTGAAGTTCTTAAAGGTACTGGATTACCACCTTTGACTTCACCTAAAAACCCAATTACACCTGTAATTGATTTTATGATATGTGGAATTTCTCCCATCAAATTTGCTTCAACCATTACATATCCAGGAAAATAAACTTTCTCTTTAGAAATTTTCTTTCCTTCTCTTACTTGTACAACTTTTTCAGTTGGAACAAGAACCTGAGAAACATAGTCCGACATACCAAGTCTGTTTATCTCGGTCTCGATATAAGCTTTAACCTTATTCTCTTGACCACTAACAGCTCTAACTACGTACCATTTTTTTGTATTAACTTCAGGCATCTTTATTTATGAATTTATCCAATTAAAAAGAGTTGCAATAGATTTAGCAAACATCTCATCAACACCCCATGTAGCAAGAGCAAACACAACTGAAAATACAGCAACAATAATTGTATAACGCTGTACTTCAGACCATGGAGTCCAAGACACATTTGATTTTAATTCCTCAAAAGATTCGTTTATGTAATTTAAAACTTTTCCCATTGTCTTTTATGTATTTTGCACGGGCGGGAGGATTCGAACCACCATCAACGGTTTTGGAGACCGCTATTCTACCCTTGAACTACGCCCGTTTATAAAATCCAGCAGAGCACCAAAAAAGGCTCTCTGCTGGATTATTTATTTATTTTGATATTAGTCTAAAATCTCAGTAACCTGACCAGCACCAACTGTTCTACCACCTTCACGGATAGCAAAACGTAAACCTACGTTTAATGCAATTGGACTTAATAAAGCTACTTCAATAGTTAAGTTATCACCTGGCATTACCATTTCAACACCAGCTGGTAAAGAAATAACACCAGTCACGTCAGTTGTACGTACGTAAAACTGTGGACGATAGTTATTGTGGAATGGTGTGTGACGACCACCTTCTTCTTTTTTCAAGATATAAACCTCAGCTTTAAATTTAGCATGTGGTTTTACTGAACCTGGTTTACAGATAACCATACCTCTTTTGATATCAGCTTTGTCGATACCTCTTAAAAGTAATCCAACATTATCTCCAGCTTCACCTCTATCAAGGATTTTACGGAACATCTCAACTCCAGTAATTGTAGAAGTTAATTTATCTGCACCCATACCAATGATTTCAACAGGATCTCCAGTATTAGCAACTCCAGTTTCGATACGACCTGTAGCAACAGTTCCACGACCTGTAATTGTAAATACGTCCTCAACTGGCATCAAGAATGGTTTAGCGTTGTCACGAACTGGCTCTTCAATCCAGTTATCAACAGCTTCCATTAATTCAATTATTTTTGGTACCCAGTTTGGATCATTATTTAACCCACCCAAAGCAGAACCTTGAACTACAGGACCATTATCTCCATCATACTCATAGAATGACAATAAATCTCTGATTTCCATTTCAACTAATTCCAATAACTCAGCATCATCAACCATATCCACTTTGTTCATGAATACAACTATTCTTGGAATACCTACCTGACGTCCTAAAAGGATGTGCTCACGAGTTTGTGGCATTGGTCCGTCAGTAGCAGCTACTACCAAGATAGCAC
The window above is part of the Flavobacterium sp. PMTSA4 genome. Proteins encoded here:
- the rplA gene encoding 50S ribosomal protein L1; its protein translation is MAKLTKKQKEAASKIERNKLYSLKDASSLLKVVASAKFDESVDIAVRLGVDPRKANQMVRGVVTLPHGTGKDTKVLALVTPDKEEEAKAAGADYVGLDDYLQKIKDGWTDVDVIITMPAIMGKLGPLGRVLGPRGLMPNPKTGTVTMEIGKAVAEVKAGKIDFKVDKTGIVHAGIGRISFDADKIVDNAHEIIQTLIKLKPTAAKGTYIKSIYLSSTMSPAIALDPKAV
- the rplK gene encoding 50S ribosomal protein L11, whose protein sequence is MAKEISKVVKLQVKGGAANPSPPVGPALGAAGVNIMEFCKQFNARTQDQPGKVLPVQITVYKDKSFDFVVKTPPAAIQLLDAAKLKSGSGQPNRKKVANVTWDQIKAIAEDKMVDLNAFTIESAMSMIAGTARSMGITVTGDSPLK
- the nusG gene encoding transcription termination/antitermination protein NusG — encoded protein: MPEVNTKKWYVVRAVSGQENKVKAYIETEINRLGMSDYVSQVLVPTEKVVQVREGKKISKEKVYFPGYVMVEANLMGEIPHIIKSITGVIGFLGEVKGGNPVPLRTSEVNRMLGKVDELSITTDTQNIPFNIGETIKVIDGPFNGFNGTIEKINEEKRKLEVMVKIFGRKTPLELSFMQVEKV
- the secE gene encoding preprotein translocase subunit SecE; this encodes MGKVLNYINESFEELKSNVSWTPWSEVQRYTIIVAVFSVVFALATWGVDEMFAKSIATLFNWINS
- the tuf gene encoding elongation factor Tu, with the translated sequence MAKENFNRSKPHLNIGTIGHVDHGKTTLTAAITKVLSDAGYCQAKSFDQIDNAPEEKERGITINTSHVEYETANRHYAHVDCPGHADYVKNMVTGAAQMDGAILVVAATDGPMPQTREHILLGRQVGIPRIVVFMNKVDMVDDAELLELVEMEIRDLLSFYEYDGDNGPVVQGSALGGLNNDPNWVPKIIELMEAVDNWIEEPVRDNAKPFLMPVEDVFTITGRGTVATGRIETGVANTGDPVEIIGMGADKLTSTITGVEMFRKILDRGEAGDNVGLLLRGIDKADIKRGMVICKPGSVKPHAKFKAEVYILKKEEGGRHTPFHNNYRPQFYVRTTDVTGVISLPAGVEMVMPGDNLTIEVALLSPIALNVGLRFAIREGGRTVGAGQVTEILD